In a genomic window of Streptomyces roseoviridis:
- a CDS encoding DUF5336 domain-containing protein, with product MNIRSLTRGDGVLIGAAVVLFIASFLGISGCDAPGNLCDSYESPNSWEASPLGWGSFFLGIAGAALVVLSRALPQQRKVAGLELGQVGTAFTVASAWTLLMWVFESGNAGAGLILGLIAALILAAAAIAGPLVPALQGPLLGAPRPQTPQPYGMQPGHPGQQGVPGGYGYPGAQQQPYGAQPDPSLGGQPYGAQPQAAQPQPHAPQDSQPQPQPQAAQAPASDFQPFWFAVPVARPLYGEDGSAAPIAELAPGTWYLAVEQRGQALVAQTQDGRRGVLQDTTGIQRG from the coding sequence GTGAATATCCGCTCCCTCACCCGAGGCGATGGCGTGCTGATCGGTGCAGCGGTGGTGCTGTTCATCGCCTCGTTCCTCGGCATCTCCGGCTGTGACGCCCCGGGCAACCTCTGCGACTCGTACGAATCCCCCAACTCGTGGGAGGCGTCTCCGCTCGGCTGGGGCTCCTTCTTCCTGGGCATCGCCGGAGCCGCCCTCGTGGTCCTCTCGCGCGCCCTGCCGCAGCAGCGCAAGGTGGCCGGCCTGGAGCTGGGCCAGGTGGGCACGGCGTTCACCGTCGCCTCCGCCTGGACCCTGCTGATGTGGGTCTTCGAGTCCGGCAACGCCGGCGCGGGCCTGATCCTCGGCCTCATCGCCGCCCTGATCCTGGCCGCCGCCGCGATCGCCGGCCCGCTGGTCCCGGCCCTGCAGGGCCCGCTCCTCGGCGCCCCGCGGCCGCAGACCCCGCAGCCCTACGGCATGCAGCCCGGCCACCCGGGCCAGCAGGGCGTCCCCGGTGGTTACGGCTACCCCGGCGCCCAGCAGCAGCCGTACGGCGCCCAGCCCGACCCGTCGCTCGGCGGCCAGCCCTACGGCGCGCAGCCGCAGGCCGCGCAGCCGCAGCCGCACGCCCCGCAGGACTCCCAGCCGCAGCCGCAGCCGCAGGCCGCCCAGGCGCCGGCCTCGGACTTCCAGCCGTTCTGGTTCGCGGTGCCGGTGGCCCGCCCGCTGTACGGCGAGGACGGCTCGGCGGCGCCGATCGCCGAACTGGCCCCCGGCACCTGGTACCTGGCGGTCGAGCAGCGCGGCCAGGCCCTGGTCGCGCAGACGCAGGACGGCCGCCGCGGCGTCCTCCAGGACACCACCGGCATCCAGCGGGGCTGA
- a CDS encoding DUF397 domain-containing protein, which translates to MGTELNLTGVSWRKSSFSGDTGGDCVECAPLGAAAWRKSSYSSDTGGQCIEVADLAAHVAVRDSKNPTGPHFLASPAAFTAFVTAAAEGRLR; encoded by the coding sequence ATGGGGACCGAGCTGAACCTGACCGGAGTGAGCTGGCGTAAGTCCTCGTTCAGTGGCGACACCGGCGGCGACTGCGTCGAGTGCGCGCCCCTCGGCGCCGCCGCCTGGCGTAAGTCCTCGTACAGCAGCGACACCGGCGGGCAGTGCATCGAGGTCGCCGATCTCGCCGCCCACGTCGCCGTCCGGGACTCCAAGAACCCCACCGGCCCCCACTTCCTCGCCTCCCCGGCGGCCTTCACGGCGTTCGTG
- a CDS encoding ATP-binding protein, translating to MGFTVSEHSAGHMRRILRMFLTRWGLDPLYDASALALTELVANVVRHVPGRRCTVLILREPHGLRVEVADGERVTLAAKAAEPFAEGGRGLTLVEAVTDRWGVVEGADGKTVWFECDA from the coding sequence ATGGGCTTCACCGTGAGTGAGCACTCTGCCGGTCACATGCGCCGCATCCTGCGCATGTTCCTCACGCGGTGGGGGCTCGATCCTCTGTACGACGCCTCCGCGCTCGCGCTCACCGAGCTCGTCGCGAACGTCGTCCGGCACGTGCCCGGCCGGCGGTGCACGGTGCTGATCCTGCGGGAGCCGCACGGGCTGCGGGTGGAGGTGGCGGACGGGGAGCGGGTGACGCTCGCCGCGAAGGCCGCCGAGCCGTTCGCCGAGGGCGGGCGCGGGCTGACGCTGGTGGAGGCCGTGACGGACCGGTGGGGGGTGGTGGAAGGGGCGGACGGGAAGACGGTGTGGTTCGAGTGCGACGCATAG
- a CDS encoding helix-turn-helix transcriptional regulator — translation MANIRNLDPSASPLDYYGYELRRLREEAGLKQDELGGILFCTGSLVGQVETAKKVPTRRFSEQLDAALMTGGLFSRLIGLVLKSQLPNWFQPYAEMEAKATYIYSFQAGVVDGLLQTPEYARGILGVRTDGDLDAKVAARLERQRILDRETPPLCWVVMSEAVLRQEVGGREVMRAQLAHLLRMQEREWVKIQILPFSAGAHAGMPGSFNLLRFEEDPDIVYTEDFVQGHMTADAAAVREGFLRYDHLRAAALSVEDSAALIARVMEEQYGDRAEPDRSELA, via the coding sequence GTGGCCAACATCAGGAACCTCGATCCCAGTGCCTCGCCGCTGGACTACTACGGCTACGAATTACGCAGGTTGAGGGAGGAGGCGGGGCTCAAGCAGGACGAGCTCGGCGGGATCCTCTTCTGCACGGGCTCGCTGGTGGGCCAGGTCGAGACGGCGAAGAAGGTGCCGACGCGGCGCTTCTCGGAGCAGCTGGACGCGGCGCTGATGACGGGCGGGCTGTTCTCCAGGTTGATCGGCCTGGTGCTGAAGAGCCAGTTGCCGAACTGGTTCCAGCCGTACGCGGAGATGGAGGCGAAGGCGACCTACATCTACTCCTTTCAGGCGGGAGTGGTGGACGGCCTCCTCCAGACCCCGGAGTACGCCCGGGGAATCCTCGGCGTACGGACGGACGGTGACCTCGACGCCAAGGTGGCGGCTCGTCTCGAAAGGCAGCGCATCCTGGACCGTGAGACCCCGCCGTTGTGTTGGGTGGTCATGAGTGAGGCGGTGCTCCGACAGGAGGTCGGCGGCCGTGAGGTGATGCGAGCCCAACTCGCCCACCTGTTGCGTATGCAGGAGCGGGAGTGGGTGAAGATCCAGATCCTGCCGTTCTCGGCGGGAGCGCACGCCGGGATGCCGGGCTCGTTCAACCTCCTGCGCTTCGAGGAGGACCCCGACATCGTCTACACCGAGGACTTCGTCCAAGGGCACATGACCGCCGATGCAGCCGCCGTCAGGGAAGGGTTCCTCCGTTACGATCACTTGCGGGCCGCCGCCCTTTCCGTGGAGGACTCGGCCGCACTGATCGCCCGGGTGATGGAGGAACAGTATGGGGACCGAGCTGAACCTGACCGGAGTGAGCTGGCGTAA
- a CDS encoding membrane-associated oxidoreductase yields MDTNDLSPAELRVWHAFPKGAAVDFRTTEDEDAADGADWGPERTVRAEVLRALLLNGPLEDGEIAALRLSGARISGALDLSYGVVDHALRLSDCHFEQAPVLYAARLRTLKLDGSVLPGLAAATVQVEGMVYLSGCRFHGLVRLGGARIDGALFLDGCRITPDPEDTEKWPALRLGHATIGDNLWAPGLRVDGEVRLSGASVAGAVTLDHARLSHPGDVALDAQTLTVGTDVHMRYAHVEGWIGLRGARVPGRLDLSYAELSHTGDMALRASSAVIGELWLRKSPPMEGALNLRRAQIDVLFLEPDVLPDEVLLNGLVYTTLTPHEPAQRRLPMLDRDGDGYLTHGYEQLTAAYLRTGDDEAARVVQLAKLRRHRRTLPWPGRLWGHLQEVTVGYGFRPLLACVWLLSLLAVGSVVYGLHHPRPLKADEAPDFHPVFFTLDLLLPVISFGQEGAFAPEGWYQTLSYAFVVAGWILATTVFAGVTRSISRGAGPGGNP; encoded by the coding sequence GTGGACACGAACGATCTTTCACCCGCCGAGCTGAGGGTCTGGCACGCCTTCCCCAAGGGCGCCGCCGTCGACTTCCGCACCACCGAGGACGAGGACGCCGCGGACGGCGCCGACTGGGGCCCCGAGCGGACCGTCCGCGCCGAGGTGCTGCGGGCGCTCCTCCTCAACGGCCCGCTGGAGGACGGCGAGATAGCCGCCCTCCGGCTGTCCGGCGCCCGCATCAGCGGCGCGCTCGACCTGTCGTACGGAGTCGTCGACCACGCCCTGCGGCTCAGCGACTGCCACTTCGAGCAGGCCCCCGTGCTGTACGCCGCCCGGCTCCGCACGCTCAAACTCGACGGTTCCGTCCTGCCGGGCCTGGCCGCCGCCACCGTGCAGGTCGAAGGCATGGTGTACCTGAGCGGCTGCCGCTTCCACGGCCTGGTGCGGCTCGGCGGCGCACGGATCGACGGCGCGCTGTTCCTGGACGGCTGCCGGATCACCCCGGACCCGGAGGACACGGAGAAGTGGCCCGCCCTCCGCCTCGGCCACGCCACCATCGGCGACAACCTGTGGGCGCCCGGACTGCGCGTCGACGGCGAAGTGCGGCTCAGCGGCGCCTCCGTCGCCGGAGCGGTCACCCTCGACCACGCACGGCTCAGCCACCCCGGCGACGTCGCCCTCGACGCCCAGACCCTCACCGTGGGCACCGACGTCCACATGCGGTACGCGCACGTCGAGGGATGGATCGGACTGCGGGGCGCCCGCGTCCCCGGGCGGCTCGACCTCTCGTACGCCGAGCTGTCCCACACCGGCGACATGGCGCTGCGCGCCTCCAGCGCCGTCATCGGCGAACTCTGGCTCCGCAAGAGCCCGCCCATGGAGGGCGCCCTCAACCTGCGCCGGGCCCAGATCGACGTCCTGTTCCTCGAACCGGACGTCCTGCCGGACGAGGTGCTGCTCAACGGCCTCGTCTACACCACCCTCACCCCGCACGAGCCCGCCCAGCGCCGCCTGCCCATGCTGGACCGGGACGGCGACGGCTACCTCACTCACGGCTACGAGCAGCTGACCGCCGCCTACCTCCGCACCGGCGACGACGAGGCCGCCCGCGTCGTCCAGCTCGCCAAGCTCCGCCGCCACCGCCGCACCCTGCCCTGGCCCGGCCGCCTCTGGGGCCACCTCCAGGAGGTCACCGTCGGCTACGGCTTCCGCCCCCTGCTCGCCTGCGTCTGGCTGCTGTCCCTGCTCGCCGTCGGCTCGGTCGTCTACGGCCTGCACCACCCGCGCCCGCTGAAGGCCGACGAGGCACCCGACTTCCACCCGGTGTTCTTCACCCTCGACCTGCTGCTGCCGGTGATCTCCTTCGGCCAGGAGGGCGCCTTCGCCCCGGAGGGCTGGTACCAGACGCTCTCCTACGCCTTCGTCGTCGCCGGCTGGATCCTCGCCACCACGGTCTTCGCGGGCGTCACCCGCAGCATCAGCCGCGGCGCAGGACCCGGAGGGAATCCGTGA
- a CDS encoding class I SAM-dependent methyltransferase codes for MAAADVLTEPSPEILAAFEAAKGFMPVKEGLALYEAAAEAAKLGLPLLEVGTYCGRSTILLADVARRAGTVAVTVDHHRGSEEQQPGWEYHDPTVVDPEVGLMDTLPTFRRTLRKAGLEDHVIAVVGRSPQVARVWTGPLGFVFIDGGHTDEHATADYEGWAPKVAPGGLLVIHDVFPNPEDGGQAPYRIYLRALESGDFQEVSVTDSLRVLRRG; via the coding sequence ATGGCCGCCGCCGACGTCCTCACCGAGCCCAGCCCCGAGATCCTCGCCGCCTTCGAGGCCGCGAAGGGCTTCATGCCGGTCAAGGAGGGGCTCGCGCTGTACGAGGCGGCGGCCGAGGCCGCGAAGCTCGGGCTGCCGCTCCTGGAGGTCGGCACGTACTGCGGGCGCTCGACGATCCTGCTGGCGGACGTGGCCCGGCGGGCGGGGACGGTCGCGGTGACCGTCGACCACCACCGGGGCAGCGAGGAGCAGCAGCCTGGGTGGGAGTACCACGACCCGACCGTGGTCGACCCGGAGGTCGGGCTCATGGACACGCTGCCGACCTTCCGCCGCACGCTGCGGAAGGCGGGCCTCGAGGACCACGTGATCGCGGTGGTCGGCCGCTCGCCGCAGGTGGCCCGCGTCTGGACCGGCCCGCTGGGCTTCGTGTTCATCGACGGCGGGCACACCGACGAGCACGCGACGGCCGACTACGAGGGCTGGGCCCCCAAGGTGGCGCCGGGGGGCCTGCTGGTCATCCACGACGTGTTCCCGAACCCGGAGGACGGCGGCCAGGCCCCGTACCGCATCTATCTGCGGGCGCTGGAGTCCGGCGACTTCCAGGAGGTCTCGGTCACGGATTCCCTCCGGGTCCTGCGCCGCGGCTGA
- a CDS encoding N-acetylmuramoyl-L-alanine amidase — protein MPYDHRKLLALALPLALPLALTACAAEAPQGSRSGDAKHTAATATASTSGAARPALPLAGRTIVVDPGHNPGNFRHTEEINKKVDIGTNRKECDTTGTSTDAGYTEAAFTLDVSHRLRDLLTKQGAKVVLVHDAERPYGPCIDERARIGNSARADAVVSVHADGSAVGNRGFHVILPARVSGGGADTAKIVGPSRTLGEKLAAAFARATGARPANYLGSGTGLDVRDDLGGLNLSTVPKVFLECGNMRDPKDAALLTDPAWRQRAAQGIADGIGTYLEG, from the coding sequence GTGCCGTACGACCACCGGAAGCTCCTCGCCCTCGCCCTGCCGCTCGCACTGCCGCTGGCCCTGACCGCCTGCGCGGCGGAGGCCCCCCAGGGGTCCCGTAGCGGCGACGCGAAGCACACCGCCGCGACCGCCACCGCCTCGACCTCGGGTGCCGCACGGCCCGCGCTCCCGCTCGCCGGGCGGACGATCGTCGTCGACCCCGGCCACAACCCGGGCAATTTCCGCCACACGGAGGAAATCAACAAGAAGGTCGACATCGGGACGAACCGCAAGGAGTGCGACACCACCGGCACCTCCACGGACGCCGGGTACACCGAGGCCGCCTTCACCCTCGACGTCTCGCACCGCCTCCGCGACCTCCTGACGAAGCAGGGCGCCAAGGTGGTCCTCGTCCACGACGCCGAACGCCCCTACGGGCCCTGCATCGACGAGCGCGCCCGGATCGGCAACAGCGCCCGGGCCGACGCCGTCGTGTCCGTCCACGCGGACGGCTCGGCGGTCGGGAACCGGGGATTCCACGTGATCCTGCCCGCGCGGGTGAGCGGCGGCGGCGCCGACACCGCGAAGATCGTCGGCCCGTCCCGTACCCTCGGCGAGAAACTGGCCGCCGCGTTCGCCCGCGCGACCGGTGCCCGGCCCGCCAACTACCTCGGCTCCGGTACGGGATTGGACGTCCGCGACGATCTCGGGGGACTCAACCTCTCAACCGTGCCCAAGGTCTTCCTCGAATGCGGCAATATGCGTGACCCGAAGGACGCCGCGCTCCTGACCGACCCCGCGTGGCGCCAGAGGGCGGCACAGGGAATCGCGGACGGCATCGGCACCTACCTGGAGGGGTAG